One genomic segment of Vibrio quintilis includes these proteins:
- a CDS encoding carbohydrate ABC transporter permease translates to MSFTNYDLMTTPDFIGLENYHYMLFEDDVFWKSMSVTFMYVFLTIPVKLAFALFIAFLLNFNLKGIGFFRTAYYIPSILGSSIAIAVLWRALFAIDGVLNQFLGFFSIDPISWLGEPSFALFTITLLRAWQFGSAMVIFLAALQNVPKSQYEAAMIDGASKWQMFMKVTVPLITPVIFFNFIMQTTQAFQEFTAPYVVTGGGPMKSTYLISLYIYETAFKFFDMGYGSALAWSLFVVVAIFTAITFRSSKYWVFYSGDKGGK, encoded by the coding sequence ATGAGTTTTACCAATTACGATCTGATGACAACCCCGGATTTTATTGGTCTTGAAAACTACCACTATATGCTTTTTGAAGATGATGTGTTCTGGAAATCAATGAGTGTGACGTTCATGTACGTTTTCTTAACGATTCCAGTGAAGCTCGCATTTGCTCTGTTTATTGCGTTTCTTCTGAACTTCAATCTGAAAGGTATTGGCTTTTTCCGGACCGCGTATTACATCCCGTCAATTCTGGGAAGTAGTATCGCAATCGCCGTTTTATGGCGGGCACTATTTGCAATTGACGGCGTGCTCAACCAGTTCCTTGGGTTCTTTAGTATTGACCCGATAAGCTGGTTAGGTGAACCCTCTTTTGCTCTGTTTACCATTACATTACTACGTGCATGGCAATTTGGTTCTGCCATGGTGATTTTCCTGGCAGCATTACAAAATGTTCCAAAATCACAATATGAAGCAGCCATGATTGATGGGGCCAGTAAATGGCAAATGTTCATGAAAGTGACAGTACCGCTGATCACACCAGTTATCTTCTTTAACTTTATCATGCAAACAACTCAGGCCTTCCAGGAGTTCACAGCACCATACGTTGTGACTGGTGGCGGTCCAATGAAATCAACCTATCTGATTTCACTCTATATTTATGAAACTGCCTTCAAGTTCTTTGATATGGGCTACGGTAGTGCACTTGCATGGTCGCTGTTTGTTGTCGTGGCAATATTTACTGCCATTACATTCCGGTCATCCAAATATTGGGTGTTCTACTCTGGCGACAAAGGAGGTAAATAA